The following are encoded in a window of Sinorhizobium sojae CCBAU 05684 genomic DNA:
- a CDS encoding molybdopterin-synthase adenylyltransferase MoeB — MTAALDPSEIARYARHIVLAEIGGAGQQKLKAARVLVVGAGGLGAPVLQYLAAAGVGTLGIIDDDLVSLSNLQRQVIHGTSDIGRPKVESAADRIADLNPHVRVVPHTLRLQPDNAEAIFRQYDLVVDGSDNFETRYLAADTAEAARVPLVTGAVGRFDGSVTVLKPYETDAGGNSLPSYRDLFPTKPPPGAVPACAEAGIVGALTGVIGTLQAMEAIKLVTGIGVPLVGRLLLYDALAAEFSTIRYRRGKV, encoded by the coding sequence ATGACCGCAGCCCTCGATCCTTCCGAAATAGCCCGCTATGCGCGCCATATCGTGCTTGCCGAGATCGGGGGTGCAGGCCAGCAGAAGCTGAAGGCCGCGCGCGTGCTCGTCGTCGGCGCCGGGGGGCTTGGCGCGCCCGTGCTGCAATATCTTGCCGCCGCCGGGGTCGGAACGCTGGGCATCATCGACGATGATCTGGTGTCGCTGTCGAACCTGCAGCGGCAGGTCATCCACGGCACGAGCGATATCGGCCGGCCAAAGGTCGAGAGCGCTGCGGACCGGATCGCGGACCTCAACCCGCATGTGAGGGTCGTGCCGCATACGCTTAGGCTTCAGCCCGACAATGCCGAAGCGATCTTCCGCCAATACGACCTGGTCGTCGACGGCTCGGACAACTTCGAAACGCGTTATCTGGCGGCCGACACGGCGGAAGCGGCCCGCGTGCCGCTGGTCACCGGCGCCGTCGGCCGTTTCGACGGCTCGGTCACGGTGTTGAAACCCTATGAAACGGATGCTGGCGGAAACTCCCTCCCGTCCTACCGCGATCTCTTCCCGACCAAGCCGCCGCCGGGTGCCGTGCCGGCCTGTGCCGAAGCCGGCATCGTCGGTGCGCTCACCGGCGTCATCGGTACGCTGCAGGCGATGGAAGCCATCAAGCTCGTGACGGGCATCGGCGTGCCGCTGGTTGGCCGGCTGTTGCTCTACGATGCGCTTGCCGCCGAGTTCAGTACGATCCGCTACCGGCGCGGCAAAGTTTGA
- the recF gene encoding DNA replication/repair protein RecF (All proteins in this family for which functions are known are DNA-binding proteins that assist the filamentation of RecA onto DNA for the initiation of recombination or recombinational repair.) yields MPHKVYITRLKLTDFRNYAALAFDLDQRHVVLTGENGAGKTNLMEAISFLSPGRGLRRAAYADVARIGAADGFSVFAVVDGMEGPVEIGTGTAGGEEGQARRLRLNGTPARTVDELTDHLRVLWLTPAMDGLFTGPAGDRRRFLDRLVLSLDPEHGRRASEFDRAMRSRNRLLSEFRPDPAWVSAIEREMAGLGVSMALARLEMLGLLAALVERSQGNSSFPSARLSLSGFLDDCHGLPAYDLEERYLAMLQEGRLRDAAAGRTLEGPHRSDLLIRHGEKDMEAERCSTGEQKALLIGLVLAHARLVGDMTGHAPILLLDEIAAHLDRGRRAALFDRVDELGGQAFMTGTDRAMFEALGERGRYLTVANGRVSE; encoded by the coding sequence ATGCCTCACAAGGTCTACATCACCCGCCTGAAGCTCACTGACTTTCGCAATTATGCGGCACTGGCGTTCGATCTCGACCAGCGTCATGTGGTGCTGACCGGCGAAAACGGTGCGGGCAAGACCAATCTCATGGAGGCGATCTCCTTCCTCTCGCCCGGGCGCGGCTTGCGTCGCGCGGCTTACGCGGATGTCGCGCGCATCGGGGCCGCGGACGGCTTTTCGGTTTTCGCTGTGGTCGACGGCATGGAGGGGCCAGTCGAAATCGGTACGGGGACGGCGGGCGGCGAAGAGGGACAGGCGCGCCGACTGAGGCTCAACGGCACGCCGGCACGCACCGTCGACGAACTCACCGACCACCTGCGTGTGCTCTGGCTGACGCCCGCCATGGACGGGCTCTTCACCGGCCCGGCCGGCGATCGCCGCCGGTTTCTCGACCGGCTGGTGCTCTCGCTCGATCCCGAACACGGGCGGCGGGCGAGCGAGTTCGACCGCGCGATGCGCAGCCGCAACCGCCTGCTTTCGGAGTTCCGACCGGATCCTGCCTGGGTTTCGGCGATCGAGCGCGAAATGGCGGGGCTCGGCGTCTCGATGGCGCTCGCCCGGCTGGAAATGCTGGGCCTGCTCGCGGCCCTTGTCGAGCGCAGCCAGGGGAACAGTTCCTTCCCGTCCGCCCGTTTGTCGCTTTCCGGCTTCCTCGACGATTGCCACGGCCTGCCGGCCTATGACCTCGAGGAGCGCTATCTCGCCATGCTGCAGGAAGGCCGTCTTCGTGACGCCGCCGCGGGCCGGACGCTCGAAGGCCCGCACCGTAGCGATCTCCTGATCCGCCACGGCGAAAAGGACATGGAGGCGGAACGCTGTTCGACCGGCGAGCAGAAGGCGCTGTTGATCGGATTGGTGCTTGCCCATGCGCGCCTCGTCGGCGACATGACCGGCCATGCCCCGATCCTGCTTCTCGACGAGATTGCCGCCCATCTCGACCGGGGGCGGCGGGCCGCCCTCTTCGATCGCGTCGATGAACTCGGCGGACAGGCCTTCATGACCGGCACGGACCGGGCGATGTTTGAGGCGCTCGGCGAGCGGGGACGCTACCTGACCGTTGCAAACGGCCGCGTTTCGGAGTGA
- a CDS encoding DUF2182 domain-containing protein — protein MADSALESLLRRDRTIVAASLATLTAISWIYILWLAATMDMGGMAMPETNMAMGTDMDLPAETGRSMGTDQEAGGLASVLGLQPRPWSAVEAGVMATMWIVMMVGMMLPSATPMILLYAHVGRHSLRQGKPFASTGFFAGGYLLTWTGFALAATLGQWLIEGTLLTPALASASRVFSGIVLMAAGLYQWTPLKDVCLSQCQAPIVFIQTHGGFRRDPRGAVALGFRHGLYCVGCCWALMALLFVGGIMNVLWIAAIAAFVLIEKLVHAGRVLPRATGAVLIAAGLWQLMA, from the coding sequence ATGGCGGACAGCGCCCTTGAATCCCTGTTGCGGCGCGACCGGACGATCGTCGCCGCCTCGCTCGCCACGCTGACGGCGATCTCCTGGATCTACATCCTGTGGCTGGCTGCGACCATGGATATGGGCGGCATGGCCATGCCCGAAACGAATATGGCCATGGGCACGGATATGGACCTGCCGGCGGAAACCGGCAGGTCCATGGGGACGGATCAGGAAGCCGGCGGACTTGCCTCGGTTCTCGGCCTCCAGCCGCGGCCGTGGAGCGCGGTGGAGGCCGGCGTCATGGCGACGATGTGGATCGTGATGATGGTGGGCATGATGCTTCCCTCGGCGACGCCGATGATCCTGCTCTATGCGCATGTGGGGCGGCACAGCCTGCGTCAGGGCAAACCCTTCGCTTCAACAGGCTTTTTTGCGGGCGGCTACCTGCTCACCTGGACCGGCTTCGCGCTCGCCGCAACGCTCGGTCAATGGCTGATCGAGGGAACGTTGCTCACTCCGGCGCTCGCGAGCGCCAGCCGCGTCTTCAGCGGCATCGTGCTCATGGCGGCGGGGCTTTACCAGTGGACGCCGCTCAAGGACGTCTGCCTTAGCCAATGCCAGGCACCGATCGTTTTCATCCAGACCCATGGGGGCTTCCGCCGTGATCCGCGCGGCGCAGTCGCTCTCGGCTTTCGCCATGGTCTTTATTGCGTCGGCTGCTGCTGGGCCTTGATGGCACTTCTTTTCGTCGGCGGCATCATGAATGTGCTGTGGATCGCGGCGATCGCCGCCTTCGTGCTCATCGAGAAGCTGGTGCACGCCGGGCGCGTTCTTCCCCGTGCGACCGGTGCGGTGCTCATTGCGGCGGGCCTCTGGCAATTGATGGCCTAA
- the dnaK gene encoding molecular chaperone DnaK, producing the protein MAKVIGIDLGTTNSCVAVMDGKDAKVIENAEGARTTPSMVAFTDDGERLVGQPAKRQAVTNPENTLFAIKRLIGRTFADPTTQKDKGMVPYKIIKADNGDAWVEAHGKTYSPSQISAMILQKMKETAESYLGEKVEKAVITVPAYFNDAQRQATKDAGKIAGLEVLRIINEPTAAALAYGLDKKEGKTIAVYDLGGGTFDISVLEIGDGVFEVKSTNGDTFLGGEDFDMRLVEYLAAEFKKEQGVDLKNDKLALQRLKEAAEKAKIELSSSQQTEINLPFITADASGPKHLTMKLSRAKFESLVEDLIQKTIAPCKAALKDAGVSAAEIDEVVLVGGMTRMPKVQETVKQLFGKEPHKGVNPDEVVAMGAAIQAGVLQGDVKDVLLLDVTPLSLGIETLGGVFTRLIERNTTIPTKKSQVFSTADDNQSAVTIRVSQGEREMAADNKLLGQFDLVGIPPAPRGVPQIEVTFDIDANGIVQVSAKDKGTGKEHQIRIQASGGLSDADIDQMVKDAEANAEADKKRREAVEAKNQAESLIHSSEKSLKEYGDKVSETDRKAIEDAIAALKAAVEISEPDAEDIKAKTNTLMEVSMKLGQAIYEAQQAETAHADAAADAKRDGEDVVDADYEEVKDEDDRKRSA; encoded by the coding sequence ATGGCTAAAGTTATTGGTATTGACCTCGGAACGACGAACTCCTGCGTTGCCGTCATGGACGGCAAGGACGCGAAGGTGATCGAAAACGCCGAAGGCGCACGCACGACTCCCTCGATGGTGGCCTTTACGGACGACGGCGAACGGCTCGTCGGCCAGCCGGCCAAGCGCCAGGCGGTCACCAATCCGGAAAACACCCTCTTTGCGATCAAGCGCCTCATCGGCCGCACTTTCGCGGACCCGACGACGCAGAAGGACAAGGGGATGGTCCCCTACAAGATCATCAAGGCGGACAATGGCGACGCCTGGGTGGAGGCGCACGGCAAGACCTATTCGCCGTCGCAGATCTCCGCGATGATCCTTCAGAAAATGAAGGAAACCGCCGAATCCTATCTCGGTGAAAAGGTCGAGAAGGCCGTCATCACCGTTCCGGCCTACTTCAACGACGCGCAGCGCCAGGCAACCAAGGATGCCGGCAAGATCGCGGGCCTCGAAGTGCTGCGCATCATCAACGAGCCGACCGCAGCGGCGCTTGCCTATGGCCTCGACAAGAAGGAGGGCAAGACGATTGCCGTCTACGACCTTGGCGGCGGCACCTTCGATATCTCCGTTCTCGAAATCGGCGATGGCGTCTTCGAGGTGAAGTCCACCAATGGCGACACTTTCCTCGGCGGCGAAGACTTCGACATGCGTCTCGTCGAGTACCTTGCGGCCGAGTTCAAGAAGGAGCAGGGCGTCGATCTCAAGAACGACAAGCTCGCGCTGCAGCGCCTGAAAGAGGCCGCCGAAAAGGCGAAGATCGAGCTGTCGTCCTCGCAGCAGACGGAAATCAATCTGCCGTTCATCACGGCCGATGCGAGCGGTCCGAAGCACCTGACGATGAAGCTGTCGCGCGCCAAGTTCGAAAGCCTCGTCGAGGATCTCATCCAGAAGACGATCGCCCCCTGCAAGGCGGCGCTCAAGGACGCCGGTGTCTCGGCTGCCGAAATCGACGAAGTCGTTCTCGTCGGCGGCATGACCCGCATGCCGAAGGTCCAGGAAACCGTGAAGCAGCTGTTCGGCAAAGAGCCGCACAAGGGCGTCAACCCGGATGAAGTCGTCGCGATGGGCGCCGCCATCCAGGCCGGCGTTCTGCAGGGCGACGTGAAGGACGTGCTGCTGCTCGACGTCACCCCTCTGTCGCTCGGCATCGAAACGCTCGGTGGCGTCTTTACCCGCCTGATCGAGCGCAACACGACGATCCCGACGAAGAAGAGCCAGGTCTTCTCGACGGCCGACGACAACCAGTCCGCCGTGACCATCCGCGTCTCGCAGGGCGAGCGTGAAATGGCGGCCGACAACAAGCTGCTCGGCCAGTTCGACCTCGTCGGTATTCCGCCGGCGCCGCGCGGCGTGCCGCAGATCGAGGTGACCTTCGACATCGACGCCAACGGCATCGTCCAGGTATCGGCAAAGGATAAGGGTACGGGCAAGGAGCATCAGATCCGCATCCAGGCCTCCGGTGGTCTTTCCGATGCCGACATCGATCAGATGGTCAAGGACGCCGAGGCCAACGCCGAAGCCGACAAGAAGCGCCGCGAAGCGGTCGAGGCCAAGAACCAGGCCGAGAGTCTGATTCACTCCTCGGAGAAGTCGCTGAAGGAATATGGCGACAAGGTCTCGGAAACGGATCGCAAGGCGATCGAAGACGCGATTGCGGCGCTGAAGGCCGCCGTCGAGATTTCCGAGCCGGACGCCGAGGACATCAAGGCCAAGACCAACACGCTCATGGAAGTTTCCATGAAGCTCGGCCAGGCGATCTATGAAGCACAGCAGGCCGAGACCGCCCATGCCGACGCGGCAGCCGACGCCAAGCGCGATGGCGAGGACGTCGTCGACGCCGATTATGAAGAGGTCAAGGACGAGGACGACCGCAAGCGGTCCGCATAA
- the dnaJ gene encoding molecular chaperone DnaJ yields MKRDLYETLGVGKNADEKELKSAFRKLAMKYHPDRNPGDTEAEKTFKEINEAYEMLKDPQKRAAYDRYGHAAFEQGGMGNGFAGGGAGGFSDIFEDIFGEMMGGRQRRSAGGRERGADLRYNMEITLEEAYIGKTAQIRVPTSVTCDVCTGTGAKPGTSPKTCSTCQGSGRIRAAQGFFSIERTCPSCGGRGQTITDPCTKCHGQGRVMEERTLSVNIPAGIEDGTRIRLSGEGEAGLRGGPPGDLYIFLSVRPHEFYQRDGADLYCSVPISMTTATLGGKFDVTTLDGTKSRVTVPEGTQAGKQFRLKGKGMPVLRSNQMGDLYIQIQIETPQKLTKRQRELLQEFEQISSKENNPQSAGFFSRMKDFFDTLSE; encoded by the coding sequence ATGAAACGTGATCTTTACGAAACGCTTGGCGTGGGAAAGAACGCAGACGAGAAGGAGCTGAAAAGCGCCTTCCGCAAACTGGCGATGAAGTACCATCCGGATCGCAATCCCGGCGACACGGAAGCGGAAAAGACCTTCAAAGAAATCAACGAAGCCTACGAAATGTTGAAGGACCCGCAGAAGCGGGCGGCCTACGACCGCTACGGCCATGCGGCCTTCGAGCAGGGCGGCATGGGCAACGGCTTTGCGGGCGGCGGTGCCGGCGGCTTCTCCGATATTTTCGAGGACATCTTCGGCGAGATGATGGGCGGCCGCCAGCGCCGCTCGGCCGGGGGGCGCGAGCGCGGCGCGGATCTCCGCTACAACATGGAGATTACGCTTGAGGAGGCGTATATCGGCAAGACGGCGCAGATCCGCGTGCCGACCTCCGTCACCTGCGACGTTTGCACCGGAACGGGCGCCAAGCCCGGCACCAGTCCGAAGACCTGTTCCACCTGCCAGGGCAGCGGCCGTATCCGCGCCGCCCAGGGCTTCTTCTCGATCGAGCGCACCTGCCCGAGCTGCGGTGGCCGTGGCCAGACGATCACCGATCCCTGCACCAAGTGCCATGGCCAGGGCCGGGTCATGGAGGAGCGCACGCTCTCGGTCAATATTCCGGCCGGCATCGAGGATGGTACCCGTATCCGCCTTTCCGGCGAGGGCGAAGCCGGCCTTCGCGGCGGCCCGCCGGGTGATCTTTATATTTTCCTTTCGGTGAGGCCGCATGAGTTCTACCAACGCGACGGCGCCGATCTCTATTGCAGCGTGCCAATCTCGATGACGACGGCGACGCTCGGCGGCAAGTTCGACGTGACCACGCTCGACGGAACGAAATCCCGAGTCACGGTGCCCGAAGGCACCCAGGCCGGCAAGCAGTTCCGCCTCAAGGGCAAAGGCATGCCGGTGCTGCGCTCCAACCAGATGGGCGATCTCTATATCCAGATCCAGATCGAGACGCCGCAGAAGCTCACCAAGCGCCAGCGCGAACTCCTGCAGGAGTTCGAGCAGATCTCTTCGAAGGAGAACAATCCGCAGTCGGCGGGCTTCTTCTCCCGCATGAAGGATTTCTTCGACACGCTGAGCGAGTAG
- a CDS encoding DUF1326 domain-containing protein: MVDVKWTIKGREFIHCNCAYGCPCQYNALPTQGNCRAIGVVEIEEGHHGDIRLDGLRCGIIVAWPGAIHEGGGEVVPIVDERASEEQREALLRIMSGQDTEPGATFFQVFSTTFDKVHDPVFAPIEFEMDVDGRTARVNVPGWIEARGEPIVNPVTGTPHRARLTLPDGFEYDTCEVGRGWATTTGPVTVSLSDSHAHFAKLHMTESGVVH; this comes from the coding sequence ATGGTTGACGTCAAATGGACGATCAAGGGCCGTGAATTCATTCATTGCAATTGCGCCTATGGCTGCCCCTGTCAGTACAATGCCCTGCCAACGCAAGGGAACTGCCGCGCGATCGGCGTGGTGGAGATCGAGGAGGGACACCATGGCGATATCCGGCTCGACGGCTTGAGATGCGGCATAATTGTCGCCTGGCCGGGCGCGATTCATGAGGGTGGCGGCGAGGTCGTGCCGATCGTCGACGAGCGCGCTTCCGAGGAGCAGCGCGAGGCACTCTTGCGGATCATGAGCGGCCAGGACACCGAGCCCGGCGCGACATTCTTCCAGGTATTCTCGACCACTTTCGACAAGGTCCACGATCCGGTCTTCGCACCAATCGAGTTCGAAATGGACGTGGATGGCCGCACGGCCCGCGTCAACGTCCCCGGCTGGATCGAAGCGCGCGGAGAGCCGATCGTCAATCCGGTGACTGGGACGCCGCATCGCGCCCGTCTCACGCTTCCGGACGGCTTTGAATACGACACCTGCGAAGTCGGGCGCGGCTGGGCGACGACCACGGGTCCCGTGACCGTTTCGCTCTCGGACTCGCACGCGCATTTTGCGAAGCTCCACATGACAGAAAGCGGCGTGGTCCACTGA
- a CDS encoding transglycosylase domain-containing protein, giving the protein MASRKSGQRIEPSFGDDEDGGLRVDASDRVSGGGRIAKRPGAASKKRREARGGRRRGGSGGGFFGLVRRLFYWCIVLGIWGAIGVGGLVLYYGARMPSATTWTIPDRPPNVKILAVNGDNIANRGATGGEALALEEMSPYIPQAVIAIEDRRFYWHFGVDPLGLARAMLTNLTSGRMVQGGSTLTQQLAKNLFLSPERTLERKVQEVLLALWLEHKYTKDQILTMYLNRVFFGSNAYGVEAAARRYFNKSARDVNLGEAAVLAGLLKAPSRLSPARNPKAAEARAQLVLGAMREEGYITDAEIKTAMSQTPPRAKSFWSGAEYYVADMVMDQLPGMIGEIRQDLIVDTTIDLTLEKKAEEVIAATLEEEGGKLNVSQAALVSIDGTGAIRAFVGGRDYAESQFDRASKAKRQPGSAFKPFVYAAALEIGRTPISVRNDAPVRIGNWTPENYDLKYRGEVTLADALANSLNTIAAQLVMEVGPQNVVKLAHRLGIDSEMQANASIALGTSEVSLVELTSAYAPFMNGGFKATPHVIRRISTADGTVLYENTYDNPPRVLDPAIVSEMNQMMVRVLTNGTGKRALLPDWEAAGKTGTTQSFRDALFVGYTSNLTTGVWFGNDDGKSMKKVTGGGLPAKAWHDFMVAAHEGLSPSPLFGTAGVQPVFDQGGAVAGALPDGFAGGDAEAFPEPPPVDGALAVDQTRPAGELGGSGPVPPAGVGEATGTTRRTTLFELLTGG; this is encoded by the coding sequence ATGGCAAGCAGAAAGTCAGGACAGCGGATCGAACCTTCCTTCGGTGACGACGAGGACGGCGGCCTGCGCGTCGACGCAAGCGACCGCGTGAGCGGCGGTGGCCGGATAGCGAAGCGCCCCGGCGCGGCGTCGAAGAAGCGGCGCGAGGCCCGCGGCGGGCGCCGCCGGGGCGGCTCCGGCGGGGGCTTCTTCGGCCTTGTGCGCCGACTCTTCTACTGGTGCATCGTGCTCGGCATCTGGGGTGCGATCGGCGTCGGCGGGCTCGTCCTCTATTATGGGGCGCGCATGCCGAGCGCTACGACCTGGACGATCCCGGACCGGCCGCCGAACGTCAAGATCCTCGCGGTCAATGGCGACAACATCGCCAATCGCGGCGCGACCGGCGGCGAGGCGCTCGCGCTCGAGGAGATGTCGCCCTACATCCCGCAGGCGGTGATCGCCATCGAGGATCGGCGCTTCTACTGGCATTTCGGCGTCGACCCGCTGGGGCTCGCGCGCGCCATGCTGACGAATCTGACGAGTGGCCGCATGGTCCAGGGCGGCTCGACGCTGACCCAGCAGCTGGCCAAGAACCTGTTCCTTTCGCCCGAGCGTACGCTCGAACGCAAGGTGCAGGAGGTGCTGCTCGCGCTCTGGCTCGAGCATAAATACACGAAGGACCAGATCCTGACGATGTATCTCAACCGCGTCTTCTTCGGCTCCAACGCCTATGGCGTCGAGGCGGCGGCGCGGCGCTATTTCAACAAGTCGGCGCGCGACGTCAATCTCGGCGAGGCGGCCGTGCTCGCCGGCCTCCTGAAGGCGCCGTCACGATTGTCGCCGGCGCGCAACCCTAAAGCCGCGGAAGCGCGCGCGCAGCTGGTGCTCGGCGCCATGCGCGAGGAAGGCTACATCACGGATGCCGAGATCAAGACGGCGATGTCGCAAACGCCGCCGCGGGCGAAGAGCTTCTGGTCGGGGGCCGAATATTACGTCGCCGACATGGTGATGGATCAGCTTCCCGGCATGATCGGCGAGATAAGGCAGGATCTGATCGTCGACACGACAATCGACCTGACGCTCGAAAAAAAGGCCGAGGAGGTCATCGCCGCTACGCTCGAAGAGGAGGGCGGCAAGCTCAACGTCTCGCAGGCAGCCCTCGTCTCGATCGACGGCACCGGTGCCATCCGGGCGTTCGTCGGCGGCAGGGACTATGCAGAAAGCCAGTTCGATCGTGCCTCGAAGGCGAAGCGCCAACCGGGCTCCGCCTTCAAGCCTTTCGTCTATGCGGCCGCGCTCGAGATCGGTCGCACGCCGATCTCCGTTCGCAACGACGCGCCGGTCCGGATCGGCAACTGGACGCCAGAGAATTACGACCTGAAATATCGTGGCGAGGTGACGCTCGCCGATGCGCTGGCCAACTCGTTGAATACGATCGCCGCCCAGCTCGTTATGGAGGTCGGCCCCCAGAACGTGGTGAAGCTTGCGCATCGCCTCGGGATCGATTCCGAGATGCAGGCGAACGCCTCGATCGCACTCGGCACCTCGGAGGTCAGCCTCGTCGAGCTCACTTCGGCCTATGCGCCGTTCATGAACGGCGGCTTCAAGGCGACGCCGCATGTCATCCGCCGCATTTCCACCGCCGACGGAACGGTGCTTTATGAAAACACATACGACAATCCGCCGCGCGTGCTCGATCCGGCCATCGTCAGCGAGATGAACCAGATGATGGTGCGTGTGCTGACGAACGGCACCGGCAAGAGGGCGCTCCTGCCGGACTGGGAGGCGGCGGGCAAGACCGGCACGACGCAATCCTTCCGCGATGCGTTGTTCGTCGGCTACACCTCCAACCTGACGACAGGTGTGTGGTTCGGCAATGACGACGGCAAGTCGATGAAGAAGGTGACCGGCGGCGGCTTGCCGGCCAAGGCCTGGCACGATTTCATGGTCGCCGCCCATGAGGGCCTGTCGCCTTCGCCGCTTTTCGGCACGGCCGGCGTGCAGCCGGTTTTCGACCAGGGCGGCGCTGTTGCCGGCGCGCTTCCGGATGGCTTTGCCGGTGGCGACGCTGAGGCTTTCCCGGAGCCTCCGCCCGTCGATGGCGCGCTCGCGGTCGATCAGACGCGCCCGGCGGGAGAGCTGGGCGGCAGCGGCCCGGTGCCGCCGGCCGGCGTCGGCGAGGCGACCGGCACGACCCGCCGCACGACCCTCTTCGAGCTTTTGACCGGCGGCTGA
- a CDS encoding GNAT family N-acetyltransferase, with protein MDTVRFDPGFDRYDELLALILAAFAYMDGRIDPPSSAHALTVDSLRRKTSDEIAFGAIAGGELLGCVFLKPEPNCLYVGKLAVAPASQGTGIGRHLIAIAEETARSLSLPALRLQTRIELTENHEIFAAWGFVEAGRSAHPGFAGPTSIEMRKVIGPTL; from the coding sequence ATGGACACGGTTCGATTTGATCCGGGCTTCGATCGCTACGACGAGCTGCTCGCGCTGATTCTCGCCGCCTTCGCCTATATGGATGGACGGATCGATCCACCATCCTCTGCCCACGCCTTGACGGTGGACTCGCTGCGCCGGAAGACAAGCGATGAGATCGCGTTCGGTGCGATCGCGGGCGGCGAGCTGCTCGGCTGCGTCTTCCTGAAGCCCGAGCCGAATTGCCTCTATGTCGGCAAACTCGCGGTTGCGCCTGCTTCGCAGGGAACTGGGATCGGCCGACATCTGATTGCCATTGCGGAGGAAACGGCCCGCAGCCTTTCACTCCCGGCGCTGAGGCTTCAGACCCGCATCGAACTCACGGAGAACCATGAGATCTTCGCGGCCTGGGGCTTCGTCGAAGCGGGCCGCTCCGCTCATCCCGGTTTCGCGGGCCCGACCTCGATCGAGATGAGGAAGGTGATCGGGCCGACGCTCTAA
- a CDS encoding 2-hydroxyacid dehydrogenase, which produces MTSKKKPTVYITRKLPDVVETRMRELFDAELNIDDSPRSQPELVSAVKRVDVLVPTVTDRIDAALIEQAGPQLKLIAAFSNGVDNIDVDAAARKGITVTNTPNVLTEDTADMTMALILAVPRRLAEGARILTDRKGEWAGWSPTWMLGRRIAGKRIGILGMGRIGTAVARRARAFGLSIHYHNRHRVSPETEEMLEATYWDSLDQMLARVDIVSVNCPSTPATYHLLSARRLALMRPDSYIVNTARGDVIDEVALIKCLREGKIAGAGLDVFENEPAINPKLIKLAGEGKVVLLPHMSSATLEGRIDMGEKVVINIRTFFDGHRPPDRVLPGRD; this is translated from the coding sequence ATGACAAGCAAGAAGAAGCCGACCGTCTACATCACCCGGAAACTGCCGGATGTCGTCGAAACCCGGATGCGCGAATTGTTCGACGCGGAATTGAACATCGACGACTCGCCGCGCAGCCAGCCGGAGCTCGTCTCCGCGGTCAAGCGGGTCGACGTGCTGGTGCCGACGGTGACGGACCGGATCGATGCGGCCCTTATCGAGCAGGCGGGACCGCAGCTCAAGCTGATCGCCGCCTTTTCCAACGGTGTCGACAACATCGATGTCGATGCCGCCGCCCGCAAGGGCATCACCGTCACCAACACGCCCAACGTACTGACGGAGGATACGGCGGACATGACCATGGCGCTCATTCTGGCAGTGCCGCGCCGGCTCGCGGAGGGTGCGCGCATCCTGACCGACCGCAAGGGCGAATGGGCGGGCTGGTCGCCGACCTGGATGCTCGGCCGGCGCATTGCCGGCAAACGCATCGGCATCCTCGGCATGGGGCGGATCGGCACTGCGGTCGCCCGCCGCGCCAGAGCGTTCGGCCTTTCCATCCACTATCACAACCGCCATCGCGTCAGCCCGGAAACCGAGGAAATGCTCGAGGCGACCTATTGGGACAGCCTCGACCAGATGCTTGCCCGCGTCGACATCGTCTCGGTCAACTGCCCCTCGACGCCGGCGACCTATCATCTCCTGTCGGCCCGGCGGCTGGCGCTGATGCGTCCGGACAGCTATATCGTCAACACGGCGCGCGGCGACGTCATCGACGAAGTGGCGCTGATCAAGTGCCTGCGCGAGGGCAAGATCGCCGGCGCCGGCCTCGACGTTTTCGAGAATGAGCCGGCCATTAATCCCAAGCTGATCAAGCTCGCCGGAGAAGGCAAGGTCGTGCTCTTGCCGCATATGAGCTCGGCCACGCTCGAGGGGCGCATCGACATGGGCGAAAAGGTCGTGATCAACATCCGCACCTTCTTCGACGGCCACCGGCCGCCGGACCGCGTACTGCCGGGGCGGGATTAG